In Pseudomonas glycinae, the DNA window GCCGACGATCGCCTGCACGTCGTAGAACGGTTTGTTGACCGGCGTCTGCGGTGCGGGGCGCATTTCGACCCGTCGCGCGCGCCCCGGTCCTGATGGCAATAACTGGTAATACAAGATTTCAAGGCTGGCGGCGTGGCCCGAGTCCATCGGCAGCAGCGCTTCGCGCCGGAACTGGATCGATTGCAGGAACCGCTGCAATGGCACCAACAGGCTTTGCTCGTCGTGATAGGGCAGGTGCTGTTGCCACAGCGCATTAAATTCGTCGAGTACGTACAGCTCGGCGGTTTGTTCGGTGATCCGGTAGAACACCTGAATGCATTCGGGCTGGCCCATTGGCAGGATCAACGCCAGATCGTGGTCTTCCAGTGCCATCGGATCCAGGTGCAGCGGGCTGTAGCGCGGCTGTTCCTCGCCCAGGTATTCGAGCAGCGCCGGCAGGGTGGCGAGGGCCACATGGCTGACCTGGCCCGGCACCAGTTCCAGCACGTGGTAATACTGCTGCACCTGGATCAGGTAGCGGTGATTCAGGTCGCTGAGCAACAGGGTCTGCGCGGTGTCGACGATTTCTTCCACCCGGCGCGCAATGAATTGCGCGCGGTTGTGACAGAAACAGCGCACTCGCAGCGATGGTTGTTGCGACCCGCGCGGCAGGTTGTTGAGGTAATCGCGCAGGCAGTCCATCAGGGCATGCGGGCCGTCGAAGCGGTTGACCAGCACTTCGTTCCAGCTGTTGAGCGTGACCTGATCCAGGGTCAGCACCAGATTCTCGCGCACGCCGGCGTAACTCAGCGAATCCGTGCGTTCGGTGGTCATCAGGATGTTCAGGTCGCGGTGATGCTTGAGCGGATCGACCCCGACATTCACCAGCATCAGCACTTCGCTCGGCACGGCGGCACGCAACAGCGGTTCTTCGGCAACGGTCGACAAGGGCAGGGCGATGCTCTGTTGCAGGCTGCCGAGCAGGTTGAACAGCTCGAACTCGCTCAAATCGCTGGTGCCGGGGTGCAGCGCCAGTCGGGTGCTGCTGTCGATCACGCCGTTGCGGTGGCACCAGGTCAGCAGTTCCAGCAACTCGCGGCTGCGCTTGATCGGCGCGAAGTGTTCCCACTCCAGCGCCGTCAGGCTGCCGTTGTACAGGCCCCACTGGGTTTGGCCCGGTTCCTTTTTGTTCGGCGATTGCACCAGGGTCAGGGTGTCTTCCGCCAGATCCGGGGCGATGCCGGGGTTGATGAACTCGACCTTGTCGGCCTTGCGTTCGAACGCTGCGTACAGGCGCCGGCCGAGAACGTTGAGGTCGCGCTTGTTGATCAGGCTGACGGTCTGCTCGCTGCGGGCGAACTGGGTCAGGAAGCGGTAGCTGTAGTTCAGCTCGTTTACCAGCGCCCGGCGCTCGGCGCTGACCTGGCGGACTTTCCACTGGCTGCGGCTGTCGAGCAGCGCCAGTTGCCGCTGATCCCAATGCCATTCGCTGGCCAGTCTTTCCAACAGTGAGCGCTGCCAGCTTTGGGTGCGGGTGTTGCCGGTGAGCTTGCGGTTGACCTTGAGGTACAGCGCCCGGCGTACCAGCTCCAGGCGTTCCGGCTCGTTGCGCGCAGTGAGGTATTCCTCGATCCGGCGGTAGACCACCATATACGGGTCCAGCTCGTCGAGATCCAGCCGGTTGGCAAATACGGCCTGCTTGAAGCGCAGGCTCAGGCACTGCACGTGGGGATGTTCGCTGGCGTAGACCTCGGTCAGCAGCAGCTTGAGCACCGATTTGTAAGGCGATTCGATGCCCTTGAACAGTTGCCACAGCCCGGCGCCGACAAACTCGCCCGGCGGAATGTGCGCCATCGGCCCCAGGTCGAGGGTTTCATCGTTGCGGATGAAACGCTTGGAAATCAGGGTGTGGGTATACGCATCGTAGGCGCGTTCTTCATAGACCGGCACCAGCCACCAGATCGGCGTGCGCCCGGCGAGCCAGATCGCGGTGCGGTAGAACTCGTCCAGCAGCAGGTAATGCTGGGTGGTGCCGCAATCTTCGGAGCTGAGTTGGGTATCGCGCTCGCCTTTGACGAAGCGTTCCGGGTCGATCAGGAAAAAGTGCGCCTCGGCCCCCTGGCTGGCCGCCCAGGTTTCGAGCAACTGGCATTTCTTGCGCAGCTCGGCCAGTTCGCTGTCGCTCAGGTCGGGGGCGTGGCAGACCCACACATCCAAGTCGCTCTGGTCGGCCTGGGCCAGCGTGCCGAGGCTGCCCATCAGGAACAGCCCGTGAATCGGCCGTGGCGGGTTGCTGCCGTGACGCGGCTTATAGGAGAACGAGCGCGTCAGGCGCTGAGCTTCGGCCAGCACATCGGCGTCGGGTTCGTAATTCGACAGCCCGGCCGGCGTACTGCCCGAGACATAGCCGGGCAGCAGCGGATGATTGACGTGGAAAAACAGTGGCAGCAGCGTGAGCACGCTTTGCTGGCGCGTCGACAGACCTTCCAGCGCCCGGTTCAGGCGGCCTTCATTGAGTTTCAGAAAACGTGCACGTAGCTGGCTGAGTACCTTGCGGTCGATGCCTTCGTCCAGGTCGGGGCGGATTTCATGGGTGCGGGTCATGTCGGCTCAAACCGGCGCGCAGGGCTCGGAGGCAAGGGGTCTCGGGTGTCCGGGAGTTTAGCGCCTGAGCGGCAGGAGTTTTAAGCTGAATTTGTTTTTTGACGTCAGATTTCTATCGCGCGGCGATGGGGGACGTTTTCATGGCTGGCCCGCGGAAATCCCGTGGCAGGGGTTTCCGTGGGCAAAGTCGGGAGGATCAGGCGGTTTGCTGCTCTTTGAGAATCGTCAGTACGGTTTGCACGTTTTGTGCGGCATCGCGACCGAGGCTGGTCAGGTAACCGCCATCAGGCTGGTCTGTCAGTTCTTTTTCGAACAGGCGTTGTGCGGCGGCAATGTGCTTCGGGGCAGCGGTCTGATGAATTTTCAGACCTTCCTGGGAACTGTCCAGGTTGAAGAGTGCGAGGACTTCCAGTTCGGCAACCAACTCAGGGGTAAGCGACATAAGGACTCCAGACTTTCTAGGAATTGGACGACAGCGCCCCTAAGGTGAACCTGCCGGCGCGGCCTGTCCAGTGCGCGTGTCAGGGTTTTTGTCCCGGGGTGGATTCCAGTGTAGTCAGGGGGCGGCAGAAGGCCGCGAAGATGGGTGACAAATTGTGTGGGAGCAGGCCTGCTCCCACAGGGCGGGGCTGTTTACTGCTTTTCCGGGGGCAGCTCGGGCAGTGCGCGCAGCGCGGTTTCGTACCACTCGGTATCGAACGCGCGGTCTTCGTCGAGCATCGCGTCGATTTCGTAGGCCAGCACGTGGGCCATCAGATTCAGGATGTCATCACGCTCGTAACCGACCAGCGTCAGCTTGTTGAAGGTTGCCTTGGCCGCTGGCGGGTTGTCACTTTCGATCTGGTTCTCGATCGCTTCGATCAGCGTCGATTCGGTGAACTCTTCTTCATCATTGTCGATGTCAGTCGGCTCGCTCATGGCAGGCTCCTCAAGGAAAGGCGCCAGTTTACCCGCATTCAGCAGCGTGATGCTGCTGGCAGGATTCCCTGGAGCGACCTATAAACAGGCACTGCCCACCCCGCACGGCCTGGAGGCTATGTGATGTTCAAGCTCTATGGATTCTCCGTCAGCAATTACTACAACATGGTCAAGCTGGCGCTGCTGGAAAAAGGCCTGCCGTTCGAAGAGGTCACGTTCTACCCGACGCCAACGCCGGAGTCCCTGGCCATCAGCCCGCGCGGCAAGGTGCCGGTGTTGGGGGCCGAAGGCGGCTATATCAATGAAACGATGGTGATGCTCGAATACCTCGAAAGTGCAGGTAAAGGCGTGCCGCTGCTGCCGACCGAGCCGTTTGCCCGCGCTCAGGTGCTGGCGGTGGCCAAGGAAATCGAGCTGTACATCGAGCTGCCGGCCCGTGCCTGCTATGGCGAGGCGTTTTTCGGCACGGCGCTGCCGGAGGCGATCAAGGAGAAAGCCAAGGCTGAATTACTGCTGGGCTTTGCGGCGCTGGGCCGTCACGGCAAGTTCGCCCCGTATGTGGCGGGCGACAGCCTGAGCATTGCGGATTTGTACTTTCTCTACAGCGTCCCGCTCGCGACAGCGGTGGGGCACAAGCTGTTCGGTCTGGATTTGCTGGCGCAGATGCCGAAGGCCAAGGCACTGCTGGAGCGACTTGAGCAGAATCCGCACGTGCAGAAGATTGCGGCGGACAAGGATGCGGCGATGCCGGCGTTTTTGGCGATGATCGCAGCCAAAAAGTAGAATTTTGTAGCGCTTTGAAACCAGTCATCGCGGGCAAGCCCGCTCCCACAGGGTTTTCGGTTGAAACACAATTGCATGTTCGACACTGAACCCGTGGGAGCTGGCTTGCCAGCGATGTTTTTGGCTTTTAGCGGCTGGCGATCAATGCCTGACCGCGAGCAACGGCTGCCTTGACCTGTGCCGGCGCAGTGCCGCCGATGTGGTCACGGGCATTCACCGAGCCTTCCAGGGTCAGCACGGCAAACACGTCCTGCTCGATCTGGTCGCTGAACTGACGCAGTTCTTCCAGGCTCATTTCCGCCAGATCCTTGCCGGTGTCGACGCCGTACTTCACGGCATGGCCGACGATCTCGTGGCAATCACGGAACGGCAGGCCACGGCGAACCAGGTAGTCGGCCAGGTCGGTGGCGGTGGAGAAACCGCGCAGCGCCGCTTCGCGCATGATCGCGTGCTTGGGCTTGATCGCCGGGATCATGTCGGCAAAGGCACGCAGCGAGTCGCGCAAGGTGTCGGCGGCGTCGAACAGCGGTTCCTTGTCTTCCTGGTTGTCCTTGTTGTAGGCCAGGGGCTGGCCTTTCATCAGGGTCAGCAGGCCCATCAGGGCGCCGAATACTCGACCGGTCTTGCCACGTACCAGCTCGGGCACGTCGGGGTTTTTCTTCTGCGGCATGATCGAGCTGCCGGTGCAGAAACGGTCCGGCAGATCGATGAACTGGAACTGCGCGCTGGTCCACAGCACCAGCTCTTCGGAGAAGCGCGACAGGTGCATCATCG includes these proteins:
- a CDS encoding class I adenylate cyclase; the encoded protein is MTRTHEIRPDLDEGIDRKVLSQLRARFLKLNEGRLNRALEGLSTRQQSVLTLLPLFFHVNHPLLPGYVSGSTPAGLSNYEPDADVLAEAQRLTRSFSYKPRHGSNPPRPIHGLFLMGSLGTLAQADQSDLDVWVCHAPDLSDSELAELRKKCQLLETWAASQGAEAHFFLIDPERFVKGERDTQLSSEDCGTTQHYLLLDEFYRTAIWLAGRTPIWWLVPVYEERAYDAYTHTLISKRFIRNDETLDLGPMAHIPPGEFVGAGLWQLFKGIESPYKSVLKLLLTEVYASEHPHVQCLSLRFKQAVFANRLDLDELDPYMVVYRRIEEYLTARNEPERLELVRRALYLKVNRKLTGNTRTQSWQRSLLERLASEWHWDQRQLALLDSRSQWKVRQVSAERRALVNELNYSYRFLTQFARSEQTVSLINKRDLNVLGRRLYAAFERKADKVEFINPGIAPDLAEDTLTLVQSPNKKEPGQTQWGLYNGSLTALEWEHFAPIKRSRELLELLTWCHRNGVIDSSTRLALHPGTSDLSEFELFNLLGSLQQSIALPLSTVAEEPLLRAAVPSEVLMLVNVGVDPLKHHRDLNILMTTERTDSLSYAGVRENLVLTLDQVTLNSWNEVLVNRFDGPHALMDCLRDYLNNLPRGSQQPSLRVRCFCHNRAQFIARRVEEIVDTAQTLLLSDLNHRYLIQVQQYYHVLELVPGQVSHVALATLPALLEYLGEEQPRYSPLHLDPMALEDHDLALILPMGQPECIQVFYRITEQTAELYVLDEFNALWQQHLPYHDEQSLLVPLQRFLQSIQFRREALLPMDSGHAASLEILYYQLLPSGPGRARRVEMRPAPQTPVNKPFYDVQAIVGKAAPGEVQVTLYCNQREFSELEHGDQLFSVVAREIVGQRRESERYRCYITDLDLSGVIGDGQSSSNLYLRYKADLERSLNEALEQV
- a CDS encoding TIGR02647 family protein, which encodes MSLTPELVAELEVLALFNLDSSQEGLKIHQTAAPKHIAAAQRLFEKELTDQPDGGYLTSLGRDAAQNVQTVLTILKEQQTA
- a CDS encoding glutathione S-transferase family protein, giving the protein MFKLYGFSVSNYYNMVKLALLEKGLPFEEVTFYPTPTPESLAISPRGKVPVLGAEGGYINETMVMLEYLESAGKGVPLLPTEPFARAQVLAVAKEIELYIELPARACYGEAFFGTALPEAIKEKAKAELLLGFAALGRHGKFAPYVAGDSLSIADLYFLYSVPLATAVGHKLFGLDLLAQMPKAKALLERLEQNPHVQKIAADKDAAMPAFLAMIAAKK